The DNA region TCCTACTTCACTCCTACAGTACTCCTCCTTTCTGAATCTTCCCTCTGAGTTGTTATTAGATCTGATTACAGCAAACTCAGCTGAgcagttgacagaaaaaaaccttcTGCATCACCTGCTGCTAAACCTCAACACTCTTTCACAGTCTGGATTGAGGTTTCTGCAACTGAACAGATGTTtcacaggagaaagaaaggacTTTCTACTTCTTTTCTCAAGCTGGCAGCTGGTCATTCTTCcgtattttttcctcttaatttATCACACACCCACAGCTTCCTCTTTACAGCTCATCCCTCTGTATTTCATCTGGTATGAAGATAGTCAAATACTACCTAGAATACACTCGACAgcgatattattattattattatattattaaccATGAATATTCTGGAGCTCAAGACAGGAAATCACTCTGTGGCAAGTGTTTCCACAGTTTTTACTAAGTACATGTCATCGCTGTCCTGTAAAACCATTGTTCTCCAAAATGGCAACTTAGCATGAGCCTTAGTTAAGtcttgttttcagctttgtgacaatgcattttgCAGCCAACCcagtgcatttttaaatgttttatttggcATAAAAAGTTGGAGAATTTCTCTGTAAAATTCTAAATTGCCTACTTTGCAGATGCATGATGTTCTTCGGACAGTGAGTATGTACTTTGAAATTGAAGGAGTCCCCCAAAATGATGGTACCTGCCAAAGTGGCTGTTAGTGTGAAAATTTTAACGACACAGAAACATGTGTCACAACTACTGTCTGGAGGCCGATCTCTGACAGTGTGACCGTACAGTAGACTAAGAGCTGTAGTACTTCAGTAAAAAAAGGGGATTCCCAGTGAGTAGGTGTCTCATCCTACATCACGTAAACATGGAGGTTGTAGGCTAAATGCTTCCCATTCATCTCCGCCTCTTCCTCCGTATctattttgctgtgtttttcatattttaagtgTTAACTAGAGTGGTCTGCGTAAATCACACTATGCCCTATTCTAATCTGGTGTGGAAGCATTAACGGTTATAGTACAGGCACTTCCATCCTATTGTTCTGTATGTATTGTGTGAAATgacagtgtttatgtgtgtgtctatctgaGTGTATCACTATTGCTCTATTTGCCCCAGTATAATCTGTGCAGGTATGCATGCAAATGTGAATGTGCTGGCTTGTCAGGAGGCACCAGTTTAGTGATGGTATGTTGAGTACACTTAGAGGACACCCTGTTGTCCCcctacacagaaacacaaacgaCATACACATgcgcacgctcacacacacagagttattCACACCCTTCAAGAGTAACCCTCACAACCCACAGCAAGACAGGCAGCATCTGGATTTAAGCCTAGCCCTACATTGCATGCACGCATGGACACACATGAGAGGCTTTtactgactcacacacacaaagactgcAGAGCACACGTGACTACTGGGCTGTCACCCAGATACCCTCTGCTCTCGTAGTATACTCAATCACTgacgcttacacacacacacacacacacacacacacacgcacaattgATGTCAGGTGTCACCTTTATCTCAGGTTAGAAACACAGTGGGTTTATGAGAATGTGGTTTTACAGTTGCATACCTTCTGGTGTGatggaaactgtgtgtgtgtgtgtgtgtgtgtgtgtgtgtgtgtgcgtgcgtgcgtgcatgcgtcCCCTTCTTACAATACACAGCAGCACACTGAGATTTGACCTCGTCCACGATTaagcgtacacacacacacacacacacacacacacacacacacagacacacacatatacacacagagcaTGCAGACAGATGTAACACTAGCAAACTCAGACTTTTGGAAGAAAACTGTCAACAGAAGACACAGCATGgtcaacacacactcacaaaagcAGGGACCATGCAGTTGGAGTGTATTTTGCTAGTGGGACTTTAAAAATGGGTTAGTCATGCATTATATATACAACAGgacttctccctctctctctctttctgccattCTCTTGTTCTCCTGTCTATCTCTGTCTCACtgcttttttctaattttctcactcttgtctctcttttattcctcaccctcctcctcttctggaGTAATAAAAAGAACAGAAGGCATATCTTTTGTAATCATttcctttcagtgtttctgttttggcattaaagaaataaacaaatatagatattttgtgtttttcctgcaggtTTTAATGCATCTATGCCCTTAAACTTTACCGATTTTGTCCACCTGAATCCACACAAAATAGTACTGTTTTtagtgtgtccgtgtgtgtgtggactctGTGTATGGGTCTGTGTGTGACCGTTTGTTTCTGTCTGAGTCCGTTATGATGAATGACTTTATATTTATCACAAAGCGCTAGCCATATTAATTCTGTCAGTGGCTCCACAGCTGTGACAGCTATTGTGTTAGATTGAATTCACACACTTTCTGTCTAATCTTCTGTTTATAAACGGAAGGTTAGACAGACTGTGTCTACATTTGACCGATCAAAAATTGGttctgttttcttaaaatatactctgcgttttcatttttgcttgttaCAATTCTAATAACCTGATTTGGTTGTATTAGACAAGAGGTCCAAATCAAACCAATCGGTGTTGTGATTAGTAGTATGCACACTTCCTTCTGCTCCTTTTAAGTAAagtaaatttaacattttaattttttactttttcatgtgTACATAGGCAAGACAGTGCTTCCAGTCCAAACCATCCCAAGAGTTTTCAAGAAAATTGGAGGGATCATGAGATGACTAATATGATAGAAGAGattcaaaaatacacaaatgtatgtttatttttcagactttttataGTCATTGTTATTTTCTTATGATATACTGTTTAGGTTTATCCAGTCAgcattcttaattttttttcaaactataCAATCTGAGATGGGAAAGTCATTCATAATAACTAGTTAATACATATCAAACTGATTAAAGTGTGTCAGAAGTAGACCTTGCCTCATTTTTAAGGGGACACAAGTCagaaaggttgggaaccactgctttaagACATTCACGCCATCACTGGGacagtgtctttgtctttattccAAAAAATATGACATGATGCTTAACTGATCCAGTTTAGTGCTCAAAGGCAATTTAAAAGGCATAGTTGCCTTATTATCTTAAGGATTTATTGCACTTGTTGTCAGATATCACCCGTCAGTAGCAGGTTatgtaaaatgataaatgatgaacCTGTGAGGAAGTTCTGTCATCACgtttaatttcatttgcatTAGAGAGGAAGATTATTCAAGCTGGCATCAATAAAGTCTCACACATGTCTGAAGTGAGTATCCTGCTCACTGCAGGTTCAAATTAAAGATCACccactctgtctgttttttaagattgaaaaaaggaaatcctTTTTGCTCTTTGTTCGAAACAAGAGAAAATGTCCTACATGTCATAAAACAGCCATTCCTCTAAAATCCCTCTGTCATaacagtgtgtctgtttcttttcttttcagaatgTCCCAGAGTTTGACAAGGAGAAAAGAATAAAGGAAGAggatgacagaggaagagaaggaggagaggagaaagaacaggaagaggatgagaggagcAGTGACGAAGGTTTCATGGGAATGACTCCGCTGCTGCAGGCTCACCATGCCAtggagaggatggaggagtTTGTCCACAAGGTActgaacacatgcacatttgcaAGTTCAAATAATAGTTTATGCTAAATTTGTTCACCCCTTTGTAGCATATACTCCCTCTCAATCCTTCTCTTTTAACTGTTGATATGTTTGGGAGCACCATACCTTTAATTCCTCCTCCGACTAAATTTGTAATCTTTCCAAGAgcaatgtttgttttacagagtcagttttaaaacaacactcaataaaaccacaaagtaaaagaaaccaacacaaccataaaaacacaatgaaaacaatgtttttctgtatcaaaTGCTCAGGTTGAGgaatttcccttttttattaatttttttcaagttgTACTTGAAGCTTTACCTCTGGCAGTGTCGTCCGGGCATGAgccaaactggaaaaataaactacatGGCAGTCACTTGCAGATATCAACCAGTTTACTAGTGATAAAAAAGATGGTATACAGTGTCTTTTCAGAGTGCAAAGTTAATCAAAACCAGcacattattgattttttttttttcatctaccATTTAAATTGCCAGAAAATCTCAGAACATGGTTATGGCTTTGCTGGGTATCGCATTGAATTCCGAGAAGCCAGTTTATGTCCTGTAGGGGTTTCTTCTTCAACTATGTGTTGTTAttttgagaggaaaatgaaCAGGGGGGCAGACATTGACACTGCAGAGGACTCATATGATCTCAGAGTGCTCCAGCTTGGAATAatattcactcacacacacacacacacacacacacacacacacacacacacacacacacacacacacacacacacagatgaacacacacacacacacacacacacacacacacacacacacacacacacacacacacacaccactcactGAGAGTCTTCTGAAATAGGAACCAGCAGGCTGTAAGTTAGGGAAATTAATCACTCTGGAGAAAACCTGTCAAAGggttatctgtctctctcttctcttctctctgtttaccatacttcagtttatttatttacatcacTTGACCCGGTACTATTCATTTGACACTGACACCTACACTACATGCACTCGTAATCTGTACTCCACTCTACTCTTATGCTCAAACACTCATTTTCAAGGACATTCAATAGACAACCAGCTGCTTCTCATTCAGGACATTTAATTTCAAtcaggagacattttttttttattcatatgaGCCTTTAGGCTCTTATTCCAAACTTGAATGTGATGTATCtatctgtgtctttttttaaccAATCAGGTGTGGGAAGGCCGGTGGCGTGTCATACCTCACGACGTGCTCCCTGATTGGCTGAAGGACAACGACTTCCTGCTTCACGGCCACAGGCCACCAATGCCTTCGTTTCGCGCCTGCTTCAAGAGCATCTTCAGAATCCACACAGAGACGGGAAACATCTGGACACACCTGCTTGGtaggacacatacacacattcactgatACATCTGTAACCCTGATCCAAACACTTGGAAATGCAATCCTAAACTGAACCCATTCAGTAAACCAACTCTAACCCTTAGATCTCGAATGGTTCTTCAAGAAGGAACGAGGGCACTGTAACCTCAcgtcacaaaaatgtaattttacaagcTAAAACAACAGATGTACAACagcacgcatgcacgcacacacacacacacacacacacacacacacacacacacacacacacacacacacacacacacacacacacacacacacacacacacacacacacacacgacagtCAGGGCTGGGATATTTAAAGTTACAAGAATAGtacttttgtttcttgtttatGGTTCTATTTCCGTAATGAATTACTTCACTCACTCTTGTTTTTATCCTTTAGCTAATCTCCGTGTTTAACCAGACTCGTTAGGCAACAAATGCTTGTGTAAAATATTACACTGGCAGGCAGCAAGACGAGGCTCATTAGCTGTTAAAGTGCTGCTGTGTTGAGAGCTGAGCTGAGGTGGTTTATGTAAGAAAAGAAAGTCGTCCATAAAAATCCAGGAGGTAATTTATGACCTTTGGTGAGCTCCTTGGAATGAGCTgcatttgtgggttttttttttttcttcagttttggtTTCCGTCAGATtggaaaaagctgttttttatttttacattttctttcagccAAATCAACTCTTTTGAAAACAACTTTGTGAATATTTATCTCCTCTGCTCCCATCTAGTGGTGTATAGAGACACTGCTCCTAAATGTTATTGTGGTTTGAGAGAAATTTTGTGAAATAACTAATGATTTTGGTCTTGTTTTAgatgatttgatttgataaaacataaaagataaGGAAAGTCCAGTGTGGGCCTACAGCAACAGGTTGAAATGGGTTAATATAATTTCTCTCCCcttccatctccatctctccctctgtctctctatgcaggctgtttgtttttcctctgtctggGTCTGATGTACATGTTCAGGCCCAACATGTCGTTTGTGGCTCCCGTCCAGGAGAAGGTGGTGATCGGGATGTTTTTCCTGGGAGCcatcctctgcctctccttctcctgGCTCTTCCACACAGTCTACTGCCACTCTGAGGGCGTCTCCAGAGTCTTCTCCAAGTAAGATGCACACACTGTAAACTCACAGATTATGACGTCTCATTCCTCGTGTTGTATTGTGCATGACACTTaagtaggaaaaacacagagtCGTACTGTGTCTGTAAGCCGTccactctgtgtttttctgcctcTAGGTTGGACTACAGTGGGATCGCCTTCCTGATCATGGGCTCATTTGTCCCTTGGTTGTACTACTCCTTCTACTGCTCCCCTCAGCCTTGTTTCATCTACCTGATAGTGGTGTGTACACTAGGGCTTGCCGCCATCACCGTCTCCCAGTGCGACTTCTTCGCTACACCGCAGTACCGAGGAGTCAGAGCAGGTAGAGTGAGATAGTAACATAGTACATTTATATCTATTTTGTTCTTTAAAGGggctctaatcaatattttatattaacaatggatcaagtGACTGTCGGCAATgtatctttcagctcattttttatgttttctggtCCCAaagtttactgttttggttctctCTCACAACTCTCATCACACTGTTTGTTCTCATGTATTTACCCTGTGTAGGAGTGTTTGTGGGTTTGGGTCTGAGTGGTGTGGTTCCCACCCTGCACTTTGTCATCAGCGAGGGTCTGATCAAAGCGACAACCATGGGTCAGATGGgttggctgctgctgatggcGATGCTCTACATCACCGGAGCCTGTCTGTACGCCGCTCGCATCCCCGAGAGGTTCTTCCCTGGCAAGTGTGACATCTGGGTGAGTgtctaacaaacacacatgcactgactAGACAAAATGTTAGGAATGCATACTCATATTAGAAgacattatttcctgtttgttttcctatGTTAATTCGAAAGATATCCCAAAGTAGGAACAGTATCTTCttcacatctttctctctttatgtttctctttttctctctcacacacatttaatttactcattttacttttaatttactctctctgtctgtctgtctttgtcttttataGTTCCACTCCCACCAGTTGTTCCACATCTTGGTAGTTGCCGGGGCTTTTGTTCATTTCCACGGTGTCTCCAACCTGCAAGAGTTTCGCTACACGGCAGGAGCGGGCTGCGCCGAGGATGGcactctctaacacacacactaactcagtcacacacattttacGGGGAGGCACTGGTTCTAATGATATGCAcagaattacacacacacacacacacacacacacacacacacacacacacacacacacacacacacacacacacacacactccttaaACATGCACATAAGACACATGCTCTCCCCCTAAACTGAAGACCGAAGTGGCTTGACCGacgtgtttctgtgtgcgtgaTACACAGGATAGCCTCCCAGGGGGCGCTATTAAAACTGATTGAGGAGAgattttgttctctctctctctctctctccctctgtctgtctgtctgtctgtcaatccCCACTTCCTCTGGCTCTCCTGCTTCAAATAGAAAACCACTTCCAAGTTGACGTGTTTTATAAACCAGTTTTTGAGACTCTACTCTTTCCAGGAAGTATCTCCGTTTGTTGAGAAGGGGGGGCGAGCCATTCAAAACCTCCCTTCAGTAATTCTACAGTTTCTTGTTTCAGTTCTGACATTTAATGGTTTGATTTGAAGAGGAAGCATAATTGtggctttcaaaaaaaaagacattatggGAAGTTTTTTGCTGAATGCTGTTTTCCAAGTCACATTTTAGAGCACTCGagtatgaaaaaagaaaaagaattgaGTGGAAAATGTCTTTGGATTTCTTCCATGATTGTTAAGGTTGCAGGGGGAGATGTGGGGTGGGCGGGGGGGTTAATAGTcacttttaaagtaaaaaaaaaaaaagaacccttTTCCATGTAAATAAGATTTCTAAATTTTGGGTTATAGATTTGtatgaaatatatatgaaaaaaacaaaaaaagatgttatAATATGATGGCAAGAATAAATTAATATGTTAGATGATAAATCAATTAAAGATGAGGAGAAACGGTGTTATATTTACACTTGTTCAAGCAGTGAGGTGCAGTGGAGCGAATAATAGATTCTGTGATTGGAGGGAAGCGCTTCAAACTGTTTCATTAAGTCTGTATATGCaaggatgagagggagagacgcaGAGGGAATATAGGGCGCAACACCTTAATCTTATCAAACAAGCGGCAAATTCACTTGTATTCTGCCTCCAGTGTAGGTGGGAAATGACAACTCGGAGTAACTTTTCTGACCTAAACAATGAGACAACAGGACGACTGTCCTCtattccgtttttttttcttttttttctttttctttttttctcccccactCTTGTGTTAAACTCGCAACCTTGCGTTTTTCAGGCATCGCAGAGTCGGAGCACTGATCTCAAATCAGACCTTGGGGCTTCATGAATAAAAATTTCTCACGTGTACTTGTGTGCTTGGAACCAAATGTAaagtcaaaacaatgaaatataaaagTCATCTTGATATGTAgccattttcatttatcttcttACTGTAACTTGTCATATATCTAAAGATAAAACTAATTTCAATGCCACCAATATaagtttattcttttttatgaCATTCCCTTAAATGACTCCTTAAAACAAATCAAGAATAactttaagacatttttataaacaaGGCCCCAGTAAATCTGCAGTATTAATACAATAGAGATGCAGTTCATTGTAGTCGTCCACCTCTGTGACAATTTATAAGATTCACCTCTACAGACAAAAAGGATActctgtctgaaaatgtttttctttctgacttgattgtattttaatttatccaCTGCTGTTTTTCGTATTATTATTATCGCAAgctttaatgtcattttctttttctttttcgccttggtcttttttttttccccatctgtTTGTATTGCTTAGCCGGAGATCATCGTGTGTGTGGTGAGGGCACAGAGCCTCAGACTACCAAGTTCTCTCTCacctaaaaaatatattaaaaaaacaaacataaaaagaacaaaaaaaaacaaaacacatgaagtTTCCTGAAACAATCTGACAATGTTCTCAAACAGTTACCATAACTACTACAAGGGCACATGTACAGCCTCAGACACTGAGACTTCACCTGGAGGTTAATACAAggtgacctttttaaaaagaagttttTTGACAATACCAAAATCTCACACCTGCACAATAGAAACACTAATATTCTGAGTTTGTCATAATCTGTATTTCTGGGATTGTTTGAAATTTAGGTTTGTGAGTTTCTGAACAGCAAATTGaattattatttgaattatCAGCATCTCTTCTTTGCATCACACTTTGCTTTAAGgaagaacatttttcatcttctctgtctttcttttctttttctcattttctgtttttattttatctagtttatattaatttatttctcttgAAGAGCGCATATTGTCTGTTGAAGCACACGTTTCGTTCTGATGGGAGTGTTCGATTGCAATAGACCTTTATATCTGCTGTATTGTTctaataaaaaggttttttgaaTCTGTCATTTTGTCCTGTTAGTGGTTAGTATGTGCACAACACTAAATCATTACATAAATCATTTACTCTATAAGAATaagctacaacaacaaaaaactgaagtaGCATTTGCTGAGAgataaatttccttttttttaaattagcctTTACTTCAATTTTTACTATGAGGCAGCTCAGTCTTGGTTGCCTTTTGTGCATACAGTTAATACAGGCCTATATAAAAGGTATTATTGAAAGTACAGTAAACTCATAATTCATAATTATGAATTTGTAATTAAACTGGTATAAATGGTGTTGTGTTGGTCTAAAGCATCTCCTACAAAATGTCgtcaacaataataatagtcaCTGATTTAAAAtcgaaaaaaaatgttgatacattggaaaaaagacagaaaatgaatcaccaacaattttgatagttgattattttttcaagtaAGTTATCAAAGAGAAATGCTAAAGATTTGCTGATTGTAGTGTCTTAAACTTTACTTATATGGCATAAGAGcaatataaaatgtttattgtatGCAATGATATAATGTATGTCATGTGAGAATctgtcttgtttctgttttatatcattataaattgTGTATCTGTGGACTTTGAACTGTTGGTTAGACAAAAAGATGTCACCTTAAAGGCTTGGAAAATGTGAAGGTCATTTTAATATAAAGTATCTTGAATTTTTAGATCAGTagagcatcagaaaaaaaaaaatacagattaatcTACAAAAAAGgttcagttgcagccctaattttttttttttttttttttaattacatttcatcatccgatatttctgttttaagcgtaaaatgtggaaaatgaaaCTTTGGCTGTTACGTGTGATttacaggtcagaggtcatcgAGCTACGCATGATAGCAGTTGACAAAATGGCGACGTGCCAACCGCCGCCAAGTGTTGAGCGGTGAAGCGGTATAACAGACGAGACCCGTGCGTATGGGTAGATGTTTCACCACAAAGGGGGTACGAAAAGTGTATATCGAGTGACGGAGAATAAGGATATTTGTTTGCTGTAGGAACTTAGGATAGAACTGGATACAACAAAGAAGTGCAGGAGGTGGCTCCATCGAGGCTCCAGGTGAGTTTACCCAAATTATTTACAGTTGGTTGTGATACTGTGTTTGTAGCAGGTACATATTTTATTGTCTAATGTAGGTTTGGGCACATATGTAACATTAAACAGCTTGTTGTCGCTAAATTAACAAATGTCTTTCCTCCACTTCTCACTACCTCGTCATATTTGAGCGTTCATGACGTCGTGTTGAATTGATTTGGTGCACCTGGCGCATTAGCAAGCGCTTTCTCCACTAGCACTGAGCTAACACACTTTTTGGCAGTTATATCGCTATTACCCCCCCCCCGTTTTCACAAATAGAACAGCACTGTCACTAATTAGTGCCCGAGCACCGACCGTTGCGAGGACCCTATTGGAGTcgctattattattttattgttattgttgttgttgtggttatTACTATTATTCTACATGCAGATGAATCGTATTTTCGAGGGGCGAAACGTGCTCGAAAAAAACTCACGAAACTTTGCGCATGCGCCAGACGTGGTCAAAATATTACGTACTTTATGGGTGTTGCGCGTGGCGTTGGCAAAAATCACTCGATAGCGCCCCCTACAGAATTTCAACGAAGTAGTCCTCGCGGTACGTAGGTGAACTACATGTATGAAATTCAGTGGGCACATGTAACACCCCGAGacttacaaaaaagcctcttggagccATAACCTAAACCAAACGGGACGTCATACATTGTGAATTTAAGGTGCAATTTAGGcgcagtttttgccatttacaggaGTTGTACTTTAACAAATTCCTCTTGTAGAATTAATCAGACCGACTTCAAATTTGGTCAGTGCAATATTAAGACCGCCACGATATTAAATTGCaaagcttttcagttttcattgaaTGGCGAATTTCTATATTTTGCAGTGAAAGAGGAAGTTGTTATGAAGCAAATATACATTGTCCAGTCCGCCCTAAACTTTACATGTTTTATAAGAGTCccggcctgaagacatctacaggTTAATATTGAAACACATAGTAAGCCGTTTGTGACAATCAGCATTTTATTTACATCAAAGTTTCCTGATCTTGTGTGCACTTGATATACAGCAGATGCTGCTTAAAACTGGAATGCCACCCCTGTGACTCGACAGCAACCGATATTAGGATTCCACCAATGTACCACGCAAATGGTTTCCcaaattttgtgaaaaattcAAGACACGTACAGCTGTAAAtcttacatattttttatttttatctttattgaAATTGTAACGTGTCATAGCAAATGTGCCTTAAATAAACAAAGTTATTCTTTCTTGATCTGttgtttaaataaacaaagttattattcttTCTTGATCTGTTGTTAGATTATGCGCGATGCTTTTGTGACACTTTAGTAATTTACGCCATTGGATCAGCAGTGAGAAATGACATGCCAAATCGAGGTATGTTGGCGTTTATGGTGAATAGTAAACAATATGCAACACGCATTAACGTTCCTTCGACCATATTATGTAAGATTGTATGTATGATTGCGTTGCACAAATAAATTCAGTGTGccaaaacaatgcaaatgtaACTGTTAGGGCAGATGGTGCAGTTTTTCTATTATGAATTAGTAAGACTGGCTACTATGGCTAGGCTAACATATTAGCTAAGAATAGTTCTAGTATTCGCTTTGCTTACATCgccaaaaatatatgaaattattttataatcagGGCCTTATAAGCATTGCACATAATATAgcagatggaggaaaaaattaCTTCACATTTATTTAGGGGGCCCTGCATCAAAATCTGCTTTTAATTCCTTTCCTAAGTTGACATTCTTCTTACATGGTGTATATTCTTAactgatgtctgtttttcttattaacaaaaaaaacccctgaaacaaaccaaaacaaacaatgaactGATGACAGAAAGTAAGTTTTTCTTCCTATGTAGTGGCTCACCATTGGCCTTGGTAGGCAGAGTGCTCAAATATTAGTAGTCCACGGTCAGCCCGTTGTTGCTAAGAAATGCAATTCAAACAGGAGGATGTAATAATGATTTAGGAagataaaaaatgtatcaagcaTTTATTTTGGATGCTGGAtagtttctttcctttttttattttattttatttttttggtcctCAGGTGGTGTCAGAAATCTCAGACTCAGATATcaaaaaacctaaacaaataAGACCAAAACGGTCTTCACGGCTAGATACCACTAGGAGGTAAGTAAgaaaataccccccccccttcataTTTTGGAAGAAGGGTGGCAGGTGGTGCAGTGGTCTGCGCTGTCAACTCATATTGgcggggcctttctgtgtggagtttacATGTCCTCCCTGTGCCTGCATGGCTTTCCTCCGGGTACTCCGGCTttctcccacagtccaaagacatgcaggtgaGGATAGCTGGCAATTttaaattgcccgtaggtgtgaattTGAGCGTGAATGGTTCTATGTAAGTATCAGCCCA from Xiphias gladius isolate SHS-SW01 ecotype Sanya breed wild chromosome 2, ASM1685928v1, whole genome shotgun sequence includes:
- the adipor2 gene encoding adiponectin receptor protein 2 isoform X1, with amino-acid sequence MGQDSASSPNHPKSFQENWRDHEMTNMIEEIQKYTNNVPEFDKEKRIKEEDDRGREGGEEKEQEEDERSSDEGFMGMTPLLQAHHAMERMEEFVHKVWEGRWRVIPHDVLPDWLKDNDFLLHGHRPPMPSFRACFKSIFRIHTETGNIWTHLLGCLFFLCLGLMYMFRPNMSFVAPVQEKVVIGMFFLGAILCLSFSWLFHTVYCHSEGVSRVFSKLDYSGIAFLIMGSFVPWLYYSFYCSPQPCFIYLIVVCTLGLAAITVSQCDFFATPQYRGVRAGVFVGLGLSGVVPTLHFVISEGLIKATTMGQMGWLLLMAMLYITGACLYAARIPERFFPGKCDIWFHSHQLFHILVVAGAFVHFHGVSNLQEFRYTAGAGCAEDGTL
- the adipor2 gene encoding adiponectin receptor protein 2 isoform X2, encoding MSPREKGDTSTSGSSTSHLSTAECPSHNGNVPEFDKEKRIKEEDDRGREGGEEKEQEEDERSSDEGFMGMTPLLQAHHAMERMEEFVHKVWEGRWRVIPHDVLPDWLKDNDFLLHGHRPPMPSFRACFKSIFRIHTETGNIWTHLLGCLFFLCLGLMYMFRPNMSFVAPVQEKVVIGMFFLGAILCLSFSWLFHTVYCHSEGVSRVFSKLDYSGIAFLIMGSFVPWLYYSFYCSPQPCFIYLIVVCTLGLAAITVSQCDFFATPQYRGVRAGVFVGLGLSGVVPTLHFVISEGLIKATTMGQMGWLLLMAMLYITGACLYAARIPERFFPGKCDIWFHSHQLFHILVVAGAFVHFHGVSNLQEFRYTAGAGCAEDGTL